A single window of Aphidius gifuensis isolate YNYX2018 linkage group LG1, ASM1490517v1, whole genome shotgun sequence DNA harbors:
- the LOC122860190 gene encoding protein PFC0760c, whose amino-acid sequence MLVVFIQFFYLFGKYIYNKHAIANYFLKSKKLTSNSEESSSNKTNFESIQMTPDDYENENIYSSKSNIRFSPPAYIQRYTAVCDVISDTKYNGKIQKVVDFGCSELGFLNYLKNTRGIEEILCVDVDRDILDMHKYKIRPLTADYLHCRKTPLSIKILEGSITDPDEVLLNTDAVICIELIEHLYPDTLANLPANIFGFIKPQVAIITTPNAEFNVLFGRMEGFRHWDHKFEWTRKEFEDWANNIIKKYPEYEVTFDGIGAGPSGSEHLGKCSQMAIFNRTKLPIYQSPGIKDIYKVVAYENYPVLVDNRPDEVKIFQEAEYYIRQYSINTDQEEMSLEILANRITDIQVTIETLKDVLENSGMTITNHEEKGLCVVCPALSTFSSYHSENLYDDGNNFDDNHDDWGDEPGPPINYQWPEIHDQDNENWEMDYEDYSSQINNSFDHVSSPSSISIANINATVDDDNSFDNVSSPSSISIARDNVADFIVNDDNNGYELNNNLNNSSLDVNIDGIDFRLVQTFDESNIPSMDFSLEISSCLDGSADSKHVENIQERDELPVSSTLNNYQDDKEHDNSDIISKSAQLDETNDSIDLNLSHEIISDEFRCRDLKSMCSMYLESSSFNNSQICPDDLTNPDFECSKLLNDSITASDVSQLDDNDILTSSCNVPKETSTPHNKSDTSEKVERNMLVSESDISNDFYSCDNSTDSDVACQTSKKLSSRRILLSQESRKSSNNTSVSIDSLDEFMLSMNSVFDQSNEKYEASKLKLTIDKSQDYEKPVDNEKVRMSPPSSWSSGIIDSGYPTSSSAQDMTPENDLPSIAHDAESSSVDNPQSLMIEVTENTNVANDSCDYQGNNMIAEQDNNETKNIQSFKKFKKDIHDETDGDDGKSQVVIKGNSFASEI is encoded by the exons atgctTGTTGtatttatccaatttttttatttatttggaaaataCATTTACAATAAACACGCAAttgctaattattttttaaaatcaaaaaaattaacctccAATTCCGAGGAATCATCAAgtaataaaactaattttgaATCAATTCAAATGACACCAGATGATTATGAAAATGagaatatttattcatcaaagaGTAATATTCGTTTTTCACCACCTGCATATATTCAACGTTACACTGCTGTTTGCGATGTCATCTCTGACACAAAATACAatggaaaaatacaaaaa gtAGTTGATTTTGGTTGTTCAGAgcttggttttttaaattatctcaAAAATACTCGAGGCATTGAAGAGATTTTGTGTGTTGATGTTGACAGAGACATCCTGGACatgcataaatataaaattcgtcCATTAACTGCTGATTATTTACACTGCCGAAAAACACCATTGAGTATTAAAATTCTTGAAGGAAGTATTACTGATCCTGATGAAGTATTACTCAATACTGATGCTGTAATTTGTATTGAGCTAATTGAACATCTCTATCCAGATACACTTGCAAATTTACCAGCAAATATATTTGGATTTATCAAACCTCAAGTTGCCATAATAACAACACCAAATGctgaatttaatgttttatttggtCGAATGGAAGGTTTTAGACACTGGGATCATAAATTTGAATGGACAAGAAAAGAATTTGAAGATTgggcaaataatattattaaaaaatatccagaATATGAAGTGACATTTGATGGAATTGGTGCTGGTCCATCTGGTAGTGAACATCTTGGTAAATGTTCACAAATGGCAATATTTAATCGTACAAAATTACCAATTTATCAATCACCTGGTATTAAAGATATTTATAAAGTTGTTGCATATGAAAATTATCCAGTATTAGTTGATAATCGTCCAGatgaagtaaaaatatttcaagaagCAGAATATTATATTCGTCAGTATAGTATTAATACTGATCAAGAAGAAATGTCACTTGAAATACTTGCTAATCGTATTACAGATATTCAAGTAACAATTGAAACACTTAAAGATGTTTTAGAAAATTCTGGAATGACTATTACAAATCATGAAGAAAAAGGATTGTGTGTTGTTTGTCCtgcattatcaacattttcatCTTATCACAGTGAAAATTTGTATGATGAtggtaataattttgatgataatcatGATGATTGGGGTGATGAACCAGGTCCACCAATCAATTATCAATGGCCTGAAATACATGATCAAGATAATGAAAATTGGGAAATGGATTATGAAGATTATTCatcacaaattaataatagttttgatcatgtatcatcaccatcatcaatttcaattgCTAATATAAATGCtactgttgatgatgataatagttTTGATAATGTATCATCGCCttcatcaatttcaattgCTCGTGATAATGTTGctgattttattgttaatgatgataataatggttatgaattaaataataatttaaataactctTCACTTGATGTTAATATTGATGGAATTGATTTTCGTTTGGTTCAAACTTTTGATGAATCAAATATACCATCTATGGATTTTTCATTAGAAATTTCATCGTGTCTTGATGGTTCAGCAGACTCAAAAcatgttgaaaatattcaagaaagAGATGAATTACCAGTGTCAagtacattaaataattatcaagatgATAAAGAACATGATAATTCtgatataatatcaaaatcagcacaacttgatgaaacaaatgattcaattgatttaaatttatctcatGAAATTATTTCTGATGAATTTCGTTGTAGAGATTTAAAAAGTATGTGCAGTATGTACTTAGAATcttcaagttttaataattcacaaaTTTGTCCTGATGATTTGACAAATCCAGATTTTGAATGTtcaaaattattgaatgattCAATTACTGCTTCTGATGTTAGTCAgcttgatgataatgatatattAACATCAAGTTGTAATGTACCAAAAGAAACAAGCACACCACATAATAAATCAGATACTTCTGAAAAAGTTGAACGAAATATGTTAGTATCTGAATCAGacatttcaaatgatttttattcgtGTGATAATTCAACAGATAGTGATGTTGCTTGtcaaacaagtaaaaaattatcatcaagacGTATCTTATTAAGTCAAGAGTCAAGAAAATCTTCAAATAATACAAGTGTGTCAATTGATAGTCTTGATGAATTTATGTTATCCATGAATAGTGTTTTTGATcagtcaaatgaaaaatatgaagcttcaaaattgaaattaactATTGATAAATCTCAAGATTATGAAAAGCCTGTTGACAATGAGAAAGTAAGAATGAGTCCACCAAGTAGTTGGTCATCAGGTATAATTGATTCTGGATATCCAACAAGTTCATCAGCTCAAGATATGACACCTGAAAATGATTTGCCAAGCATTGCTCATGATGCAGAATCATCAAGTGTCGATAATCCTCAATCGTTGATGATTGAAGTAACTGAAAATACTAATGTTGCTAATGATAGTTGTGATTATCAAGGCAACAATATGATTGCTGAacaagataataatgaaactaaaaatatacaatcatttaaaaaatttaaaaaagatattcaTGATGAAActgatggtgatgatggtaAGAGTCAAGTAGTGATTAAGGGAAATTCATTTGCCAGtgagatttaa
- the LOC122860192 gene encoding ras guanine nucleotide exchange factor E encodes MFNYNKFVLLQISLLVITSVGGVENQEKSDPIINSTKELLLNNPNKKITVAEGIQLSPQDLPKSNLKNVVKKIETKLSSPEEIPSNSTVEYTTKSSVVARKGVDQLPIDSSININNKNLTKIILNTSKNKTDETATTTDKTSITTTPTTTTSTTTIKTTTKKPFKPKPTATGDDDVEVDAKPFPSMPTKTPPIGMPSKISYVIPVVLTILVGTLFIVFVLFLYRNGREYWEKRHYRRMDFLIDGMYNE; translated from the exons atgtttaattacaataaatttgtgTTATTGCAAATTAGTTTACTAGTCATAACCTCAGTGGGTGGTGTTGAAAATCAGGAAAAATCAGAtccaattattaattcaacaaag GAGCTTCTTTTAAACAatccaaacaaaaaaattacagtagCAGAAGGTATACAATTATCACCTCAAGATTTACCAAAatccaatttaaaaaatgtcgttaaaaaaatagaaacaaaattatcatctCCAGAAGAAATACCTTCAAATTCAACAGTAGAATATACAACAAAATCAAGTGTTGTTGCAAGAAAAGGAGTAGATCAATTACcaattgattcatcaataaatattaataataaaaatttaacaaaaataattttaaatactagcaaaaataaaactgatgaaacagcaacaacaactgaTAAAACTTCtataacaacaacaccaacaacaacaacatcaacaacgacaataaaaacaacaacaaaaaaaccatttaaacCAAAACCAACAGCaactggtgatgatgatgttgaagtTGATGCTAAACCATTTCCAAGTATGCCAACAAAAACACCACCAATTGGAATGCCATCTAAAATAAGTTATGTTATTCCAGttgtattaacaattttagttggtacattatttattgtatttgtattatttttatatagaaatgGTAGAGAATATTGGGAAAAACGTCATTATCGTAGAATGGATTTTCTCATTGATGGAATGTACAATGAATGA
- the LOC122860191 gene encoding glycerol-3-phosphate phosphatase yields MAGLNLNSLKPEEFSKIINSFDTILTDCDGVLWFQNDPVENAANVMNAFLNSGKKIFYVTNNGTKTRDELVDKCKKLHFTATTDNILCTSYLTAKYLQDMNFKKKVYIIGSPAIAKELDKVGIQHTGVGPDPVVGPLNCELIKPDADIGAVVVGFDEHFSVIKMLKAATYLNDKNVKFIGTNTDERFPTSNKMIIPGTGSFVRCIETCSERKATIMGKPAPYVSSLLSTQYKIDPKRTLMIGDRANTDILLGKRCGFKTLMVLTGVNSIDDINTWKKSSSNDDKELIPDYYTSTIGDLLPHISIKK; encoded by the exons ATGGCtggattaaatttaaacagttTAAAACCCGAAGAATTcagtaaaattatcaattcattTGATACAATTTTGACAGATTGTGATG gaGTACTCTGGTTTCAAAATGATCCAGTAGAAAATGCAGCAAATGTCATGAATGCATTTCTAAattctggaaaaaaaattttctatgttaCAAATAATGGTACAAAAACTCGTGATGAATTGGttgataaatgtaaaaagtTGCATTTTACAGCAACaactgataatattttatgtacaTCATATTTAACAGCAAAATATTTACAAGATatgaactttaaaaaaaaagtatatatcaTTGGATCACCAG cTATTGCCAAAGAATTGGACAAAGTTGGTATTCAACATACTGGAGTAGGACCAGATCCAGTTGTTGGACCATTAAATTGTGAATTAATAAAACCAGATGCAGATATtggtgctgttgttgttggtttTGATGAACATTTTAGTGTCATTAAAATGCTCAAAGCAGcaacatatttaaatgataaaaatgtcaaatttattgGCACCAATACTGATGAAAGATTTCCAAcatcaaataaaatgattataccag GTACTGGCAGTTTCGTAAGATGTATTGAAACATGCTCAGAAAGAAAAGCAACAATAATGGGTAAACCAGCTCCATATGTATCAAGTTTGTTATCAacacaatataaaattgatccAAAACGTACATTGATGATTGGTGATCGTGCCAATACTGATATTTTACTTGGTAAACGTTGTGGTTTTAAAACACTTATGGTACTAACTGGTGTTAATagtattgatgatattaatacatggaaaaaatcatcatcaaatgatgataaagaattaattcCTGATTATTATACATCAACAATTGGTGATCTTTTACCACATatcagtattaaaaaataa